In Herbinix luporum, a single window of DNA contains:
- a CDS encoding DegV family protein produces MRNFVITTDSNSDLPIEYIKEKSIGIIPHYYNLGGITYGDEVNLTPKEFYDRMRAGLMPTTMASNPQVIRQTFQNYINLDLDILHISFSSGLSGGCSNVMAGARDICEENPDAKIIVIDTLNASLGEGIFVIKAVEMKEEGKTIDEIASWLEEHKMNFSTFFTVNDLYHLQRGGRISKTTALIGSIMNMKPILYINEEGGLVPLTTIRGRKKSLSTIFNYMIDNMGRYKDDNDIICIAHGDAPDDAMYLKRLIKEALPHKKILINTISPSIGSHSGPGAIGLCFMGEKR; encoded by the coding sequence ATGAGAAATTTTGTTATTACCACGGATTCAAATTCTGATTTACCAATAGAATATATAAAAGAGAAAAGTATAGGTATAATTCCTCACTACTATAACCTAGGAGGAATAACCTATGGGGATGAAGTAAATCTTACACCAAAAGAATTCTATGATAGAATGAGAGCAGGTCTAATGCCCACTACCATGGCCAGTAATCCCCAAGTTATCAGACAGACTTTCCAAAACTACATAAACCTTGACCTTGATATTTTACATATTAGCTTTTCCTCCGGCCTTAGCGGAGGCTGCAGCAATGTCATGGCCGGAGCCAGAGATATATGTGAGGAAAATCCGGATGCTAAGATAATTGTAATAGACACCTTAAATGCCTCTCTTGGTGAAGGTATTTTTGTAATAAAAGCTGTAGAAATGAAAGAGGAAGGAAAAACCATTGACGAGATTGCTTCCTGGCTAGAGGAGCATAAGATGAATTTCTCCACCTTTTTTACCGTAAATGATTTATATCATCTACAAAGGGGTGGAAGAATCTCCAAAACCACAGCATTAATCGGTTCTATAATGAATATGAAACCCATCTTATATATAAACGAAGAAGGTGGACTAGTTCCCCTTACTACGATTAGGGGCAGGAAGAAATCTCTTTCTACCATATTTAATTATATGATAGACAATATGGGTAGATATAAAGATGACAATGATATAATCTGCATAGCCCACGGGGATGCCCCAGATGATGCCATGTATCTTAAAAGACTTATTAAGGAGGCTCTTCCTCATAAGAAGATATTAATAAACACTATCAGTCCCAGTATCGGTTCCCATTCAGGTCCCGGGGCAATAGGACTATGTTTTATGGGGGAAAAGCGATAA
- a CDS encoding NYN domain-containing protein, translated as MDNKLYNVAIYIDYENVYKTLLFQYKNLLRLGFFEKIHKWCKSKNLRIVKIIAYCNFDNRDLMESRHQTRLQEYGVSTIHTSNRGKNYADLQITIDALNDMYINENIDEFIIMSNDKDMSPLLNTIRLNKRKVTLLTVGSNFDFALCNVPDEHITLDDILNIQMEEPLYIERIEEEVWENIENYARTNLDNVAKSNTYLKHIEIKYYVENQDTYSSIMEYELYNILKNLYKTNKIFIYRYEYRNSDFYAIMPTIYKEEAMKLNVITLEDVVDCYDFDSLIKKSYEEFW; from the coding sequence ATGGACAATAAATTATATAATGTAGCCATCTACATTGATTATGAAAATGTGTACAAAACCCTCTTGTTTCAGTACAAAAATCTTCTTCGCTTAGGTTTTTTCGAAAAAATCCATAAATGGTGCAAAAGCAAAAACCTAAGGATTGTAAAGATTATAGCTTATTGTAATTTTGACAATAGGGATTTAATGGAGTCCCGCCATCAGACAAGATTACAGGAATACGGAGTCAGCACAATTCATACCTCCAATCGTGGAAAAAACTATGCAGATCTTCAAATAACAATTGACGCTCTAAATGACATGTATATCAATGAAAATATTGATGAATTCATCATTATGTCCAATGACAAGGATATGTCACCTCTACTTAACACCATTAGGCTAAATAAAAGAAAAGTTACTCTCCTTACCGTCGGTAGCAACTTTGATTTTGCCCTATGTAATGTACCCGACGAACACATTACCCTAGATGATATTCTTAATATCCAAATGGAAGAACCCTTATATATAGAAAGGATTGAAGAAGAAGTCTGGGAAAATATCGAAAACTATGCAAGAACCAATCTTGATAATGTAGCAAAAAGTAATACATATTTAAAACATATTGAAATAAAATATTATGTGGAAAATCAAGATACTTACAGCTCTATAATGGAATATGAACTATATAATATATTGAAAAACCTATATAAAACAAACAAAATATTTATATACCGCTACGAATATCGTAATTCTGATTTTTATGCTATTATGCCTACTATTTATAAAGAAGAGGCTATGAAACTTAATGTTATAACACTGGAAGATGTTGTAGATTGTTACGATTTTGACAGTCTGATAAAGAAAAGCTATGAAGAATTTTGGTGA
- a CDS encoding molecular chaperone HscC yields the protein MIIGIDLGTTNSLVTYFTEEGPKIIPNRLGKYLTPSVVSIDENNEIYVGETAKERELLYPGSSASVFKRDMGSNRKFQLANKKFTAEELSSFIIRSLCQDAESYLNEPVTEAVISVPAYFNDIRRKATKRAGELAGIKVERIISEPTAAAIAYGLYQDKENKKFLVFDLGGGTFDVSILELYKSIIEVRAVAGDNFLGGEDFTKVLEKMFFDKNKQIKKELLSEKDRKYIHRQMELCKLELSEKDSITKSFQIEGNEVSFHTDIEAYEKACEELFERIRIPIKRSLSDANIRVRDIDKVVLIGGATKQPLIRKFVSKLFGMIPDTSINPDEAVALGTAIQAAMKERNEAIREVILTDVCPFTLGTEVVMTLGENWIESGHFCPIIERNTTIPASRTERLYTVYDNQSEICVNILQGESRYAANNLSLGEITVKVPKAKKGEEAIDVTYTYDVNSILEVEVKVVSTGEVRKQVIKGQDNNMTDEEIKQRLEELSYLKISPRDREENKLLLLRGERLYEEALSSDRQRIHYELNRFESALKTQDRDKIEEARRRIKEFLDEYEMDL from the coding sequence ATGATTATTGGTATTGATTTAGGAACTACAAACAGTTTGGTAACTTATTTTACAGAGGAAGGTCCAAAGATTATACCTAATCGCTTGGGAAAATACTTAACCCCCTCTGTAGTAAGTATAGATGAGAATAATGAAATTTATGTGGGAGAGACAGCAAAAGAACGGGAACTTTTGTATCCGGGAAGCAGTGCCAGTGTATTTAAAAGAGATATGGGAAGTAATCGTAAGTTTCAACTGGCTAATAAAAAATTTACCGCAGAAGAATTATCTTCCTTTATAATCCGCTCACTTTGCCAAGATGCCGAAAGTTATTTAAATGAACCTGTCACTGAAGCGGTTATAAGTGTTCCGGCTTATTTTAATGATATAAGAAGAAAGGCAACCAAGCGGGCGGGAGAATTGGCCGGAATAAAGGTTGAACGTATTATAAGTGAACCTACGGCAGCAGCCATAGCTTATGGACTTTATCAGGACAAAGAAAATAAAAAGTTTTTAGTCTTTGATCTGGGGGGAGGAACCTTTGATGTCTCTATCTTAGAATTATACAAGTCTATAATAGAAGTAAGGGCAGTTGCCGGAGATAACTTTCTTGGAGGAGAGGATTTTACTAAGGTTTTAGAAAAAATGTTTTTTGATAAAAACAAGCAGATAAAAAAAGAATTACTCTCCGAAAAAGATAGAAAGTACATTCATAGACAGATGGAACTATGTAAATTAGAGTTATCTGAAAAAGACAGTATAACAAAGAGTTTTCAAATTGAGGGAAATGAAGTATCATTTCATACAGATATAGAAGCTTATGAAAAGGCATGTGAAGAATTATTTGAAAGAATACGAATTCCTATTAAGAGAAGTCTCTCCGATGCCAATATCCGGGTAAGGGATATTGATAAGGTTGTTTTAATAGGCGGGGCCACCAAGCAGCCCCTTATAAGAAAATTTGTCAGCAAACTATTTGGAATGATACCGGATACATCTATTAATCCTGATGAGGCAGTAGCCCTTGGGACAGCTATTCAGGCTGCTATGAAAGAGAGGAATGAGGCTATTAGGGAAGTTATCCTAACAGATGTATGTCCTTTTACCTTGGGTACGGAAGTAGTAATGACCTTAGGGGAAAATTGGATAGAGTCGGGACATTTTTGCCCTATTATCGAAAGAAACACCACAATTCCCGCAAGCCGAACTGAAAGACTTTATACGGTCTATGATAACCAGTCAGAAATTTGTGTAAATATCCTTCAAGGGGAGAGCAGATATGCAGCTAATAATCTTTCCCTTGGAGAGATAACTGTTAAAGTTCCAAAGGCTAAAAAAGGGGAAGAAGCCATAGATGTGACCTATACATATGATGTTAATTCAATTCTTGAAGTAGAAGTAAAGGTTGTATCCACAGGGGAAGTTAGAAAACAGGTGATAAAAGGACAGGATAATAATATGACAGATGAGGAGATAAAACAGCGTTTAGAGGAGTTATCTTATCTAAAAATATCACCCAGGGACCGGGAAGAAAATAAACTTCTACTGCTTCGTGGTGAACGGTTATATGAAGAAGCCTTAAGTAGCGACCGACAGAGAATTCATTATGAATTAAACAGATTTGAAAGTGCTCTAAAGACCCAAGATCGGGATAAAATAGAAGAGGCAAGAAGAAGGATAAAAGAATTTTTAGATGAATATGAGATGGATTTATAA
- a CDS encoding J domain-containing protein, with protein sequence MDKKIWEVLGIEETKDEEKIIQAYRDKLIAVNPEDDAKGFMQLRAAYEEALRFVNEPEQEEIRQEKNDVDLWIDKIAGIYSSLDSRRDEKAWEELFRDDICIGLDTSIEAREKLLVFLMDHYYLPHRIWKLMDREFDIVADKEDLYEIFPRNFIDYVVNQITVEGFLDFTLFDYKEGEEADEYIRTYFQLKSSLDENKLDDCQKIIDDLKKYQTHHPYEDVEKIRYYLLTDRLEEVENLAKTLVNRYQDDGYILSVYGKLKSKQELYDEASNWYQRVLELYPDYYWAKIGLVECLYKKKKYTEAKDLALKLLNQYYHDETISSYLIEINEILIQRYQEKLKQKQDNKIKLELAWCYFQNEKLDDCINLLEELPDTARREYDFINLYGRAYLALGKYDLALDKLKVWLQAILDTKKDDSEEAKKRYGRLGYAYYSIGLCYTNLQAYDEAVFYYQKSIEVEERIHEKLVAMERLAYTYLKAKNYKECIKTCENIIEISRDYYPAYLLRQEAFYDLHNDQEVINDYYRAVEIYPGYIRPYLYAIKVYIRHNQYEDAKAVAEAARKAGLESNEFKLLCVKLIRLRDNTEEEREEAIQECIKLKESLKEDDNDIEDPSLIDFELALLYAQSNQYGQALALIDSIIEKKPDEYFYVLIKAGLLKDIGKYKSAIDLFNSLLEKNPENLRIYYELGFCYYENNNREKALEVFHKILEINPEYANVNDKIADIYHTMLNETKKLEYYKKALPYADKQVEIAGSDNYYVNRGLLHMDAYEFDKALSDFYRALEINPDDWIAYNNAGCTHMFMRNMDKAIEILKEAVAKTSIEDNRLPYGNLAKCYYIIKEYDKALKYYEELHRLYPTTALYIEYISEIYKIKGDLHSSIKWLYKLKDIDSKNQGTIENELGKIYFLQGNTDKAYNHYKLSLAYDSLSNYMDYAEFLLLNYDYNYSLSIIKEAFKSIKTKDKSYIKTCKKAAVLYLSVELFKGNLSKRLKNKFKKKAKKLAIDGIKTIYKFYNNSIESYYEFPSNRVDRLADLASIYLSMGDEQGAEYYLKMGLESLPCRKCIYEKCVKLYEVYGILYEIRDQLDKAIECYKIILKENPGNMTYIKRLENAEEKYKAQLKENVK encoded by the coding sequence ATGGATAAAAAAATATGGGAAGTATTAGGTATTGAAGAAACTAAGGATGAAGAGAAGATAATACAAGCATATAGGGATAAATTAATAGCTGTTAATCCGGAGGATGATGCAAAAGGCTTTATGCAACTAAGGGCTGCATATGAAGAGGCCCTTCGTTTTGTAAATGAGCCTGAACAAGAAGAGATTAGGCAAGAAAAAAATGATGTAGATTTATGGATAGATAAAATAGCAGGTATTTATAGTTCCTTAGATAGTCGTAGAGATGAAAAGGCTTGGGAAGAGCTTTTTAGGGATGATATCTGTATTGGATTGGATACAAGCATAGAAGCCAGGGAAAAATTGCTGGTTTTTCTTATGGATCATTATTATTTGCCCCACCGGATATGGAAGCTTATGGATAGGGAATTTGATATTGTAGCTGATAAGGAAGATTTGTATGAGATATTTCCCAGAAACTTTATTGATTATGTAGTTAATCAAATTACCGTAGAAGGATTTCTTGATTTTACCTTGTTTGATTATAAGGAAGGGGAAGAGGCGGATGAATATATCAGAACTTATTTTCAGTTAAAGTCTAGCCTAGATGAAAATAAATTAGATGATTGCCAAAAAATTATTGATGATTTAAAAAAGTATCAGACCCATCATCCTTATGAAGATGTTGAAAAAATCAGGTATTATTTATTAACAGACCGGTTAGAAGAGGTAGAAAATCTGGCCAAAACCCTAGTTAACCGGTATCAGGATGATGGTTATATTCTTTCGGTATATGGTAAGTTAAAAAGTAAGCAAGAATTATATGATGAAGCTAGTAACTGGTATCAAAGAGTTCTTGAGCTATATCCGGATTATTACTGGGCAAAAATCGGATTGGTGGAATGCTTATATAAGAAGAAAAAATATACAGAAGCTAAGGATTTAGCATTGAAATTACTAAATCAATATTATCATGATGAAACTATAAGTTCTTACTTGATTGAAATAAATGAAATCTTAATTCAAAGATATCAAGAAAAGTTAAAACAAAAGCAGGATAATAAAATCAAATTGGAACTGGCTTGGTGCTATTTTCAAAATGAAAAATTAGATGATTGCATAAATCTCTTAGAGGAATTACCTGATACAGCCCGCAGAGAATATGATTTTATAAATCTTTATGGAAGGGCTTATCTAGCTTTGGGTAAATATGATCTTGCCTTGGATAAACTTAAAGTTTGGCTACAAGCAATCCTTGATACAAAAAAAGACGACAGTGAAGAAGCAAAGAAAAGATATGGCAGATTGGGTTATGCCTATTATTCAATTGGCCTATGCTATACAAACCTTCAAGCTTATGATGAGGCTGTGTTTTATTATCAAAAAAGCATTGAAGTGGAAGAAAGAATACATGAAAAGTTAGTTGCAATGGAGAGGCTGGCATATACCTATCTGAAAGCAAAAAACTATAAGGAGTGTATAAAAACCTGTGAAAATATTATAGAGATAAGCAGAGATTACTATCCGGCTTATCTTCTTAGACAAGAAGCCTTTTATGACCTTCATAATGATCAGGAAGTTATTAATGATTACTATAGGGCTGTTGAGATTTACCCAGGCTATATAAGGCCTTATTTATATGCCATAAAAGTATATATAAGACATAACCAATATGAAGATGCAAAAGCCGTAGCAGAGGCGGCAAGGAAAGCCGGTTTAGAAAGTAATGAGTTTAAATTACTTTGTGTAAAGCTAATCAGGCTAAGGGATAATACAGAAGAAGAAAGAGAAGAAGCCATACAAGAATGCATAAAGCTAAAAGAAAGCCTAAAGGAAGATGATAATGATATAGAAGATCCAAGCCTTATAGATTTTGAATTGGCACTTTTATATGCCCAAAGTAATCAATACGGACAGGCATTAGCCCTGATTGACTCAATTATAGAAAAGAAACCGGATGAATATTTTTATGTCCTTATAAAGGCCGGGCTCCTAAAAGATATAGGAAAATATAAGTCTGCAATTGATTTGTTTAATAGCCTTCTAGAAAAAAATCCTGAAAATCTAAGGATATATTATGAGCTGGGATTTTGTTATTATGAAAACAATAATAGGGAAAAAGCATTAGAAGTTTTTCATAAAATACTTGAAATAAATCCGGAGTATGCCAATGTCAACGATAAAATAGCAGACATATATCATACTATGCTAAATGAAACTAAAAAGCTGGAATATTATAAAAAGGCATTGCCCTACGCTGACAAGCAAGTAGAAATTGCCGGAAGCGATAACTATTATGTAAACAGAGGCTTATTACATATGGATGCATATGAGTTTGATAAGGCCTTATCTGACTTTTATAGGGCTTTAGAGATTAATCCCGATGACTGGATAGCTTATAATAATGCCGGTTGTACACATATGTTTATGAGAAATATGGATAAGGCAATTGAAATCTTGAAGGAAGCAGTGGCTAAGACATCCATAGAAGATAATCGGCTGCCATATGGAAATCTGGCTAAATGTTATTACATAATAAAAGAATATGATAAGGCATTAAAGTATTATGAAGAGCTTCACCGGCTATATCCTACAACAGCCTTGTATATCGAATATATATCAGAGATATATAAAATAAAGGGTGATTTACATAGTAGTATAAAATGGTTATACAAATTAAAGGATATAGATAGTAAAAATCAAGGAACCATAGAAAATGAACTGGGGAAAATTTATTTTCTGCAGGGTAATACGGATAAGGCCTATAATCATTATAAGTTATCTTTAGCTTATGATAGTTTATCAAATTATATGGATTATGCAGAATTTTTATTATTAAATTATGATTATAATTATTCTCTATCTATAATAAAAGAAGCTTTTAAGAGTATTAAAACCAAGGATAAAAGTTATATAAAAACCTGTAAAAAAGCAGCAGTCCTTTACTTAAGTGTAGAGCTTTTTAAGGGTAATTTATCAAAAAGGTTGAAAAATAAATTTAAAAAGAAAGCTAAGAAATTGGCCATAGATGGAATAAAAACAATCTATAAATTTTATAACAATAGTATAGAAAGTTATTATGAATTTCCAAGTAACCGGGTTGATCGCTTGGCAGATTTGGCCTCTATCTACCTATCCATGGGGGATGAGCAGGGGGCAGAATATTATCTTAAGATGGGCCTTGAGTCTTTACCATGTAGAAAATGCATCTATGAAAAATGTGTCAAACTTTATGAAGTATATGGAATTTTATACGAAATAAGAGATCAATTGGATAAAGCCATAGAATGTTATAAGATAATACTAAAGGAAAATCCAGGTAATATGACTTATATTAAAAGATTAGAAAATGCAGAAGAGAAATATAAAGCACAACTTAAGGAGAATGTGAAATGA
- a CDS encoding AraC family transcriptional regulator yields the protein MDSFLLDKLKEITDEEREILEGKKPSTNIVYKHKILDDGKLIKIWSHTRFIHFPAHSHNYIEIVYMCQGCTHHIINNNEIILNKGELLFINLNALHEIYPADKDDIAINFIIQPEFFDIATKMMDEKDNSLFNYIIESLTNCEDNMGYFHFKVSEVLPIQNLIENLIWSAISNQDNTRDITQYTMGLLLLHLMNLSNKIFSENNYEQELTLKILKFVEDNYREGTLSKLAESLNCDMVWLSRTIKRLTDKTFTELIQIKRLNQAAYLLENTKIPIADIGYFVGYENLSYFYRIFKEHYGLTPRYYRLSKLKET from the coding sequence TTGGACAGTTTTTTACTTGATAAATTGAAAGAAATTACAGATGAGGAAAGAGAAATATTAGAAGGTAAAAAACCCTCCACTAATATTGTATACAAGCATAAAATATTAGATGATGGGAAGCTAATTAAAATATGGTCCCATACCAGATTTATTCATTTTCCTGCCCATTCTCATAATTATATTGAAATAGTATATATGTGCCAAGGTTGTACTCACCATATTATTAACAATAATGAAATTATATTAAATAAGGGAGAATTACTTTTTATAAATCTAAATGCCCTACATGAGATATATCCTGCAGATAAAGATGATATTGCCATTAACTTTATTATACAGCCTGAATTTTTTGATATAGCCACAAAAATGATGGATGAAAAGGATAATTCTTTGTTTAATTATATAATAGAGAGTTTAACAAACTGTGAGGATAATATGGGCTACTTTCATTTTAAAGTTTCTGAAGTTCTTCCCATACAGAATTTGATAGAAAATTTGATTTGGTCAGCTATTAGTAATCAAGATAATACCAGGGATATTACTCAGTATACCATGGGTTTGTTATTATTACATCTGATGAATTTAAGCAATAAGATTTTTTCTGAAAATAATTATGAGCAGGAGTTAACTTTAAAGATTCTTAAATTTGTAGAGGATAATTATAGGGAGGGGACACTTAGTAAACTGGCAGAGAGTCTTAATTGTGACATGGTATGGCTAAGCAGGACCATCAAAAGGCTTACGGATAAAACCTTTACGGAGTTAATTCAGATTAAAAGATTAAATCAGGCAGCCTACCTCCTTGAAAATACTAAAATACCCATAGCAGATATTGGTTACTTTGTAGGTTATGAAAATTTAAGTTATTTTTATAGAATTTTTAAAGAACACTATGGTCTTACACCTAGGTACTATCGTTTAAGTAAATTAAAAGAAACATAA
- a CDS encoding family 43 glycosylhydrolase has product MDYICNPINMEYKYQFIDQKGKLSLSREAADPSIILFKEKYYLFPSMTKGFLVSHNLTEWEFHPLKNVPVYDYAPDVRVIGDYIYFSASKWDANCSFYRSTDPINKGFEEIPGTFPFWDPNLFVDDDGKIYFYWGCSDVTPIYGVELNPQDMTPMTEPVELIFSNIHKYGFERRGEDHKALNSEGESTAPYIEGPWMDKYKGKYYLQYAFPGTEFNIYGDGVYISDSPLGPFKLAKNNPFSYKPGGFIPGAGHGSTLKDKKGNWWHLATMRISVNHPFERRLGIWPAGFDKEGELFCNQRYGDWPMKVENLMEPWKKPDWMLLSYNKPCRASSYVEGREPKFATDENVQTWWRAAGNKSGQWIEIDLLDCLDVRAIQINFADEIDEPKLPEGKSLIGDMPRYIDEKKYYTRWILEASIDGEEYFVIEDKSKAETDLAHDFIVREEGLKARYIKCTIMEVPYNQNPCISGLRIFGLGKGPLPAKSDIITTEFISDLDLLVKWKDVKATGYNVLWGYAQDKLYHSYMVFGKNKLTIGALIKDQAIFVRVDAFNEVGITEGDVIKVK; this is encoded by the coding sequence ATGGATTATATTTGTAACCCAATTAATATGGAATATAAGTATCAGTTTATTGATCAAAAGGGAAAACTAAGTTTGTCTAGGGAGGCAGCAGACCCTTCTATAATATTATTTAAAGAAAAGTATTATTTATTTCCTTCTATGACAAAAGGTTTCTTAGTAAGCCATAATCTTACAGAGTGGGAATTTCACCCCCTAAAAAATGTCCCTGTTTATGATTATGCTCCGGATGTTAGGGTAATAGGAGATTATATTTATTTTTCAGCCTCAAAGTGGGATGCAAACTGCTCCTTTTACCGCAGTACAGACCCCATAAATAAGGGCTTTGAAGAAATACCCGGAACATTTCCTTTTTGGGATCCTAACCTTTTTGTAGATGATGACGGCAAGATATATTTTTATTGGGGATGTTCCGATGTAACACCTATTTATGGAGTAGAATTAAATCCCCAGGATATGACACCTATGACTGAGCCGGTAGAATTAATATTTTCTAATATCCATAAATATGGATTTGAAAGAAGGGGAGAGGATCATAAAGCTTTAAATTCCGAAGGAGAAAGCACTGCACCTTATATCGAAGGACCCTGGATGGACAAATACAAGGGAAAATATTATCTGCAATATGCCTTTCCCGGTACAGAGTTTAATATATACGGTGACGGTGTCTATATATCAGACAGCCCCTTAGGGCCTTTTAAGTTAGCAAAGAACAATCCCTTCTCATATAAACCCGGTGGATTTATACCGGGAGCCGGCCATGGTTCTACCCTAAAAGATAAGAAGGGAAATTGGTGGCACCTTGCTACCATGAGAATTAGCGTAAATCACCCCTTTGAAAGACGTTTAGGTATCTGGCCGGCAGGCTTTGATAAGGAGGGGGAACTTTTTTGCAATCAAAGATATGGTGACTGGCCTATGAAGGTAGAAAATCTTATGGAACCGTGGAAGAAACCGGATTGGATGCTTTTATCTTATAATAAACCTTGCAGGGCCTCTTCCTATGTAGAAGGAAGGGAGCCTAAATTTGCAACAGATGAAAATGTTCAGACCTGGTGGAGGGCAGCCGGTAACAAAAGCGGCCAGTGGATAGAGATAGATCTTTTAGACTGCCTTGATGTAAGGGCAATTCAGATAAATTTTGCCGATGAGATAGATGAGCCGAAATTGCCGGAAGGAAAAAGTCTAATAGGTGATATGCCAAGGTATATCGATGAGAAGAAATACTATACCAGATGGATTTTAGAAGCTTCCATAGACGGGGAAGAATATTTTGTGATAGAAGATAAATCAAAGGCAGAAACTGATCTGGCCCACGATTTTATAGTTCGGGAGGAAGGATTAAAGGCCAGATATATAAAATGTACGATTATGGAAGTGCCTTATAATCAAAATCCATGTATTTCGGGACTTCGCATCTTTGGCCTAGGCAAGGGTCCTCTTCCTGCTAAATCAGATATTATTACAACAGAATTTATCAGTGATTTAGATCTTTTGGTGAAGTGGAAGGATGTTAAAGCCACAGGATATAATGTTCTATGGGGTTATGCCCAGGATAAATTATATCACAGTTATATGGTATTTGGAAAAAATAAACTAACTATTGGGGCCCTTATAAAGGATCAAGCTATTTTTGTAAGAGTAGATGCCTTTAATGAAGTAGGGATTACAGAAGGAGATGTAATAAAGGTGAAATAA
- the uxuA gene encoding mannonate dehydratase: MKLSFRWYGKDDPVRIDYIKQIPNMHSIVTAIYDTPVGEVWSQESIDSLKDEVERAGLKFEVIESVPVHEDIKLGLPSRQTYIDNYKENIRRLSKAGVKVICYNFMPVFDWTRTQLDKVLEDGSTALVYYKDQLTKMDPLKGELSLPGWDSSYTKDELSEIFEKYKSVDEEKLWSNLEYFLKEIIPVAEECDVKMAIHPDDPPYPIFGLPRIITTEANLDRFLKLVDSPYNGLTFCTGSLGSAHFNNIVNMVDKYSALGRIHFMHIRNVKLLDDGSFEESAHYSPCGSLDIVEIVKVLHKNKFTGYIRPDHGRMIWGETGRPGYGLYDRALGAMYITGIWETLDKTSN; the protein is encoded by the coding sequence ATGAAGTTATCATTTCGTTGGTATGGAAAAGACGACCCGGTAAGAATTGATTATATTAAACAGATACCCAATATGCACAGCATAGTGACAGCAATATACGATACACCTGTAGGTGAAGTTTGGAGCCAGGAAAGCATTGACAGCTTAAAGGATGAGGTGGAAAGAGCAGGCCTTAAGTTCGAGGTTATTGAAAGCGTTCCTGTACACGAAGATATTAAGCTTGGCTTGCCTTCTAGACAGACCTATATAGATAATTATAAGGAAAATATACGCAGATTATCTAAGGCCGGAGTAAAGGTAATATGCTACAACTTTATGCCTGTCTTTGACTGGACCAGAACCCAGCTTGATAAGGTTTTAGAAGACGGATCAACAGCCCTTGTATATTATAAAGACCAATTAACCAAGATGGATCCACTTAAGGGAGAACTTTCCCTGCCCGGATGGGATTCTAGTTACACAAAGGATGAGCTTTCAGAAATATTTGAAAAGTATAAGTCTGTGGATGAGGAGAAGCTTTGGAGCAATTTAGAATACTTCCTTAAGGAGATTATACCGGTTGCAGAAGAATGTGATGTGAAAATGGCAATACACCCGGATGACCCTCCATATCCTATCTTTGGACTTCCACGTATTATTACAACTGAAGCTAATTTAGACCGATTCCTAAAGTTGGTGGACAGCCCCTATAATGGACTTACCTTCTGTACCGGATCCCTGGGAAGTGCCCACTTTAACAATATTGTAAACATGGTTGATAAGTATTCAGCCCTGGGAAGAATTCATTTTATGCATATAAGGAACGTTAAACTTTTAGATGACGGAAGTTTTGAAGAAAGTGCCCATTATTCACCCTGTGGCTCACTGGATATAGTTGAAATTGTAAAAGTACTTCATAAAAATAAGTTCACAGGTTATATACGACCTGATCACGGAAGAATGATATGGGGTGAGACCGGAAGACCGGGATATGGCCTTTATGACCGTGCTTTAGGAGCAATGTATATAACAGGTATTTGGGAAACCTTAGATAAGACATCTAATTAA